A window of the Brassica napus cultivar Da-Ae chromosome A2, Da-Ae, whole genome shotgun sequence genome harbors these coding sequences:
- the LOC125580152 gene encoding myb family transcription factor EFM-like, whose translation MASSSELSLDCKPQSYSMLLKSFGDNFQSDQTTQKLEDLLSRLEQERLKIDAFKRELPLCMQLLSNAVEVYRQQLEAYRENSNNSNQSVVARPVLEEFIPLRNQPEKENNKGNNWMTTAQLWSQPETKPKNIDPTTDQSPKDELASSPKLGHFDVKQRNGGGAFLPFSKEKTLPELALSTEVKRVSPANEHTNDHDCNGESIINGSNNNNNNNSSTTSQSNRKARRCWSPDLHRRFVQALQMLGGSQVATPKQIRELMKVDGLTNDEVKSHLQKYRLHTRRPSPSPQTSGGQGPHLVVLGGIWVPPEYTTAHGGTPTLYHHQVQNHQGNAAVQPPPHFCSSQEFYTARPPPQQLHHHHFQTCNGSSADGSASTDSAHQLTDSAADDGKSPESGGGERKGLAALREESGNQSNINGSEITLKF comes from the exons ATGGCTTCCTCATCAGAACTAAGCTTGGATTGCAAGCCACAAAGCTACTCTATGCTTTTGAAATCATTTGGAGATAATTTTCAGAGTGATCAAACCACACAAAAGCTTGAAGATCTTCTTTCTCGGCTCGAACAGGAACGCCTCAAGATCGATGCTTTCAAACGCGAGCTTCCCCTTTGCATGCAGCTCCTTAGCAATG CTGTGGAAGTTTATAGACAACAGCTAGAAGCATATAGGGAAAATAGTAATAACAGCAACCAAAGTGTCGTCGCAAGACCGGTTCTTGAAGAGTTCATACCCTTAAGAAACCAACCCGAAAAGGAGAACAACAAAGGGAATAATTGGATGACGACTGCTCAGCTTTGGAGCCAACCtgaaactaaaccaaaaaacaTTGATCCAACTACAGATCAGTCTCCCAAAGACGAGCTTGCTAGTAGTCCAAAACTCGGACATTTTGATGTGAAACAAAGAAATGGTGGTGGGGCTTTTCTACCATTCTCGAAGGAAAAAACTTTGCCTGAATTAGCTTTATCTACGGAGGTCAAAAGAGTCTCCCCAGCCAATGAACATACTAATGACCACGACTGTAATGGTGAGAGCATAATCAACGGTAGtaataacaacaacaataataattcTTCGACAACAAGTCAAAGTAATAGAAAGGCACGGCGTTGCTGGTCGCCTGATTTGCACCGGCGATTTGTCCAAGCTCTTCAAATGCTAGGCGGTTCACAAG TGGCTACACCTAAACAGATAAGGGAACTTATGAAAGTTGATGGTTTGACCAACGATGAAGTCAAAAGTCATCTCCAG AAGTATCGGCTTCACACAAGAAgaccaagcccaagcccacaaACATCAGGTGGGCAAGGCCCACACTTAGTGGTCCTAGGTGGCATATGGGTCCCACCAGAATACACCACCGCACACGGCGGCACTCCAACTCTCTACCACCACCAAGTCCAAAACCATCAAGGCAACGCGGCGGTGCAGCCTCCACCACACTTTTGCTCCTCTCAAGAGTTTTACACAGCTCGTCCTCCACCACAACAGCTCCACCACCATCACTTTCAAACGTGTAACGGCTCATCCGCGGATGGCTCCGCGTCCACAGATTCAGCTCATCAGTTAACGGACAGTGCCGCCGATGATGGGAAATCGCCAGAGAGTGGTGGTGGCGAAAGAAAAGGATTGGCTGCTCTTAGGGAAGAAAGTGGCAATCAGAGCAATATTAATGGAAGTGAAATAACTCTcaagttctaa
- the LOC125575399 gene encoding UDP-glycosyltransferase 73B3-like, protein MGSNPKRLHVMFFPFMAHGHMIPTLDMAKLFSSRGAKSTILTTPLNSKILQKHIDTFKNLNPSLEIEIQVLDFPCVQLGLPEGCENADFLTLNNNDDRQDMITKFFLSTRFFKGQLENLLETMRPDCLIADMFFPWATQAAEKFNVPRLVFHGFGYFPLCFAYRIKLHKPQQRVTSSCEPFVIAHLPGSIVMTQEQINDCDEGTEMGKFMVEVKESEVESSGVVVNSFYELEPDYADYYKSVVANRAWHIGPLSDVNREFGEKAERGKKASVVALCTIRNSQRNRIFDITRHVS, encoded by the coding sequence ATGGGTAGTAATCCTAAGAGGCTTCATGTTATGTTCTTCCCTTTCATGGCTCATGGTCACATGATACCAACTCTAGACATGGCTAAGCTTTTCTCAAGCAGAGGAGCTAAATCCACAATCCTCACCACACCTCTCAACTCCAAGATCCTCCAAAAACACATCGACACATTCAAGAACCTGAACCCGAGTCTTGAAATCGAAATCCAAGTCTTGGACTTCCCTTGCGTGCAGCTCGGGTTACCAGAAGGATGCGAAAACGCCGACTTCTTGACCTTAAACAACAACGATGATAGGCAGGACATGATCACTAAGTTCTTTTTGTCGACAAGGTTTTTCAAAGGCCAGCTTGAGAATCTCCTCGAGACAATGCGACCAGATTGTCTTATCGCCGACATGTTCTTCCCGTGGGCTACTCAAGCTGCTGAGAAGTTCAATGTGCCAAGACTTGTGTTCCACGGCTTTGGCTACTTCCCCTTATGCTTTGCTTACCGCATCAAACTGCATAAGCCACAACAGAGAGTTACTTCCAGTTGTGAGCCATTTGTGATCGCTCACCTCCCAGGGAGCATAGTGATGACTCAAGAACAAATCAACGACTGCGACGAAGGAACCGAGATGGGGAAGTTTATGGTCGAGGTTAAAGAATCAGAAGTGGAGAGCTCAGGTGTTGTTGTGAACAGCTTTTACGAGCTTGAACCTGATTATGCTGACTATTACAAGAGTGTTGTAGCTAATAGAGCGTGGCATATCGGTCCGCTCTCTGATGTAAACAGAGAATTTGGGGAGAAGGCTGAGAGAGGGAAGAAAGCGAGTGTTGTAGCCCTATGCACCATTAGGAATAGCCAAAGAAATCGTATTTTTGACATTACTAGACATGTCTCATAA
- the LOC125574842 gene encoding ureide permease 1-like isoform X2 — protein MLLALLFLGTWPAIMTLTERRGRLPQHTYLDYTITNLLAAVIIAFTLGQIGPSRPNFITQLSQDNWQSVMFAMAGGIVLSLGNLATQYAWAFVGLSVTEVITASITVVIGTTLNYFLDDRINRAEVLFPGVACFLIAVCFGSAVHKSNAADNKSKLQGFKSLETTSSFQIETGPADSGLAKGKAKEGTAAYLIELEKQRAIKVFGKSTIIGLAITFFAGICFSLFSPAFNLATNDQWHTLKHGVPKLNVYTAFFYFSVSAFVLALILNIRFLYWPILGLPKSSFKAYLNDWNGRGWSFLAGFLCGFGNGLQFMGGQAAGYAAADAVQALPLVSTFWGILLFGEYRRSSRRTYVLLISMLFMFIVAVAVLMASSGHKK, from the exons ATGCTATTGGCTCTGCTCTTCTTAGGGACATGGCCAGCAATCATGACTCTAACCGAAAGACGCGGGAGACTTCCTCAACACACTTATCTTGACTACACAATCACAAATCTGTTGGCTGCAGTGATCATAGCCTTCACACTAGGCCAAATAGGTCCAAGCAGACCAAATTTCATCACACAACTTTCTCAA GATAATTGGCAGTCTGTGATGTTTGCAATGGCTGGAGGAATAGTACTTAGCCTTGGAAACTTAGCAACACAATATGCTTGGGCTTTTGTTGGTTTATCAGTCACTGAAGTCATCACTGCTAGTATCACTGTTGTTATTG GCACAACTTTAAACTATTTCTTGGATGATAGAATCAACAGAGCTGAGGTTCTTTTCCCAGGTGTGGCTTGTTTCTTGATCGCGGTTTGTTTTGGCTCTGCTGTTCATAAATCAAATGCAGCTGATAACAAATCCAAACTCCAAGGTTTCAAAAG TTTAGAGACTACTTCTTCCTTCCAAATAGAGACAGGTCCTGCAGACAGCGGGTTAGCGAAAGGGAAAGCTAAAGAAGGAACAGCAGCTTATCTTATAGAGCTTGAGAAACAAAGAGCCATCAAG GTCTTTGGTAAAAGCACAATCATTGGCCTGGCGATTACTTTCTTTGCTGGTATCTGTTTCTCTCTATTCTCACCTGCATTCAACTTAGCGACAAACGATCAATGGCACACATTGAAACATGGGGTTCCAAAGCTCAATGTCTACACCGCCTTCTTCTACTTCTCAGTCTCTGCATTTGTGCTTGCTCTGATACTTAACATCAGATTCTTGTACTGGCCTATACTTGGTCTCCCAAAGTCTTCTTTCAAGGCTTATCTTAACGACTGGAACGGTCGAGGATGGTCTTTCTTGGCTGGATTTCTCTGTGGATTTGGTAATGGTCTTCAGTTTATGGGTGGTCAAGCCGCAGGCTATGCAGCTGCAGATGCTGTTCAG GCACTTCCACTTGTGAGCACGTTTTGGGGGATATTACTGTTTGGAGAATACAGGAGATCATCCAGAAGAACATATGTACTTCTTATCAGTATGCTCTTCATGTTCATAGTTGCAGTAGCTGTTCTTATGGCCTCGTCAGGACATAAAAAATGA
- the LOC125574842 gene encoding ureide permease 1-like isoform X1, with the protein MYMIESKGGAISCMLLALLFLGTWPAIMTLTERRGRLPQHTYLDYTITNLLAAVIIAFTLGQIGPSRPNFITQLSQDNWQSVMFAMAGGIVLSLGNLATQYAWAFVGLSVTEVITASITVVIGTTLNYFLDDRINRAEVLFPGVACFLIAVCFGSAVHKSNAADNKSKLQGFKSLETTSSFQIETGPADSGLAKGKAKEGTAAYLIELEKQRAIKVFGKSTIIGLAITFFAGICFSLFSPAFNLATNDQWHTLKHGVPKLNVYTAFFYFSVSAFVLALILNIRFLYWPILGLPKSSFKAYLNDWNGRGWSFLAGFLCGFGNGLQFMGGQAAGYAAADAVQALPLVSTFWGILLFGEYRRSSRRTYVLLISMLFMFIVAVAVLMASSGHKK; encoded by the exons ATGTATATGATAGAGAGCAAAGGAGGAGCAATCTCTTGTATGCTATTGGCTCTGCTCTTCTTAGGGACATGGCCAGCAATCATGACTCTAACCGAAAGACGCGGGAGACTTCCTCAACACACTTATCTTGACTACACAATCACAAATCTGTTGGCTGCAGTGATCATAGCCTTCACACTAGGCCAAATAGGTCCAAGCAGACCAAATTTCATCACACAACTTTCTCAA GATAATTGGCAGTCTGTGATGTTTGCAATGGCTGGAGGAATAGTACTTAGCCTTGGAAACTTAGCAACACAATATGCTTGGGCTTTTGTTGGTTTATCAGTCACTGAAGTCATCACTGCTAGTATCACTGTTGTTATTG GCACAACTTTAAACTATTTCTTGGATGATAGAATCAACAGAGCTGAGGTTCTTTTCCCAGGTGTGGCTTGTTTCTTGATCGCGGTTTGTTTTGGCTCTGCTGTTCATAAATCAAATGCAGCTGATAACAAATCCAAACTCCAAGGTTTCAAAAG TTTAGAGACTACTTCTTCCTTCCAAATAGAGACAGGTCCTGCAGACAGCGGGTTAGCGAAAGGGAAAGCTAAAGAAGGAACAGCAGCTTATCTTATAGAGCTTGAGAAACAAAGAGCCATCAAG GTCTTTGGTAAAAGCACAATCATTGGCCTGGCGATTACTTTCTTTGCTGGTATCTGTTTCTCTCTATTCTCACCTGCATTCAACTTAGCGACAAACGATCAATGGCACACATTGAAACATGGGGTTCCAAAGCTCAATGTCTACACCGCCTTCTTCTACTTCTCAGTCTCTGCATTTGTGCTTGCTCTGATACTTAACATCAGATTCTTGTACTGGCCTATACTTGGTCTCCCAAAGTCTTCTTTCAAGGCTTATCTTAACGACTGGAACGGTCGAGGATGGTCTTTCTTGGCTGGATTTCTCTGTGGATTTGGTAATGGTCTTCAGTTTATGGGTGGTCAAGCCGCAGGCTATGCAGCTGCAGATGCTGTTCAG GCACTTCCACTTGTGAGCACGTTTTGGGGGATATTACTGTTTGGAGAATACAGGAGATCATCCAGAAGAACATATGTACTTCTTATCAGTATGCTCTTCATGTTCATAGTTGCAGTAGCTGTTCTTATGGCCTCGTCAGGACATAAAAAATGA
- the LOC106382061 gene encoding ubiquinone biosynthesis protein COQ4 homolog, mitochondrial, translating into MTIERARVPLSRWQQAAVAMGSAVGALVNPRRADLIAALGETTGKPAFEMVLERMKKSPEGRAILLDRPRVVSEQVSHAWDLPDNTFGAAYAKFMGSRNFSPDDRPPVKFMETDELAYVATRAREVHDLWHTLFGLPTNLIGESALKVIEFEQMYLPMCMLSVIGGTVRFNEKQRSMFLRQYLPWAVRAGRQCTDLMCVYYERHFSEDLEQVRRQWGIIPAPQHPK; encoded by the exons ATGACCATCGAAAGAGCTCGAGTCCCGTTGAGCCGGTGGCAACAAGCGGCGGTGGCGATGGGGTCCGCCGTCGGTGCGTTGGTCAATCCTCGTAGAGCGGATCTAATCGCCGCTCTCGGCGAAACCACCGGAAAACCAGCTTTCGAAATGGTTCttgagaggatgaagaagagtcCTGAAGGAAGA GCTATATTGCTGGACCGTCCACGTGTTGTGTCAGAGCAAGTGAGCCATGCTTGGGATCTACCAGACAACACATTTGGAGCTGCATATGCAAAGTTCATGGGATCTAGAAACTTCTCACCGGATGATCGTCCTCCGGTGAAATTCATGGAGACAGATGAGTTGGCTTACGTAGCGACGCGGGCGCGTGAAGTTCATGACTTGTGGCACACGCTCTTCGGCCTCCCTACGAATCTTATAGGTGAGTCGGCTCTGAAAGTTATAGAGTTTGAGCAGATGTATCTGCCAATGTGTATGCTCTCTGTGATTGGAGGGACCGTGAGGTTTAACGAGAAGCAGAGGTCGATGTTCTTGAGGCAGTACCTGCCTTGGGCGGTTAGAGCGGGAAGGCAGTGTACAGACCTGATGTGTGTGTACTATGAGAGGCACTTTAGTGAAGATTTGGAGCAGGTCAGGAGACAATGGGGGATCATCCCTGCTCCTCAACATCCTAAATGA
- the LOC106382062 gene encoding protein SPIRAL1-like, whose product MGRGNSCGGGQSSLNYLFGAPPAPKPTAPAPPAETASPAPAAVAVTATTTVEPAELNKQIPAGIKTPVNNYARSEGQNTGNFITDRPSTKVHAAPGGGSSLDYLFTGGK is encoded by the exons ATGGGTCGTGGAAACAGCTGTGGTGGAGGTCAAAGCTCTCTCAATTATCTCTTTGGCGCTCCTCCTGCTCCTAAGCCCACCGCTCCAGCTCCTCCTGCCGAGACTGCTTCACCAGCACCAGCAGCTGTGGCTGTAACCGCTACAACTACAGTTGAGCCTGCAGAGCTCAACAAGCAGATCCCTGCTGGTATCAAAACTCCTGTTAACAACTATGCCCGTTCTGAAGGACAGAACACCGGAAACTTCATCACT gACCGTCCTTCGACCAAAGTTCATGCAGCTCCTGGAGGTGGATCGTCTCTGGATTATCTCTTCACTGGTGgcaagtaa